A genomic region of Arachis hypogaea cultivar Tifrunner chromosome 5, arahy.Tifrunner.gnm2.J5K5, whole genome shotgun sequence contains the following coding sequences:
- the LOC112802979 gene encoding sm-like protein LSM3A, with protein sequence MAAAEEESAVKEPLDLIRLSLDERIYVKLRSDRELRGKLHAYDQHLNMILGDVEEIVTTVEIDDETYEEIVRTTRRTVPFLFVRGDGVILVSPPLRTA encoded by the exons atggCTGCTGCAGAAGAAGAAAGCGCTGTGAAGGAGCCTTTGGATCTGATAAGGCTGAGCCTCGACGAGCGCATCTATGTCAAGCTCCGTTCCGACCGTGAACTTCGCGGCAAACTTCAT GCTTACGATCAGCATCTTAATATGATCCTTGGTGATGTTGAAGAAATTGTTACTACTGTTGAAATTGATGATGAAACATACGAAGAAATTGTGAGG ACGACAAGGCGTACTGTTCCTTTCTTGTTTGTTAGGGGAGATGGAGTGATATTGGTTTCCCCGCCGCTGAGGACTGCATGA
- the LOC112802980 gene encoding general transcription and DNA repair factor IIH helicase subunit XPD: MKFQIEDVTVYFPYDNIYPEQYAYMLELKRALDAKGHCLLEMPTGTGKTIALLSLITSYVLSKPHTPLKLLYCTRTVHEMEKTLAELKLLHDYQIRHLGPAAKILALGLSSRKNLCVNQRVLAAENRDSVDAGCRKLTASWVRALAAENTSVPTCEFFEQYERAGSAAVLPPGVYTLQDLRIFGKEKGWCPYFLARHMVQFANVVVYSYQYLLDPKVAGIISKEMQKESVVVFDEAHNIDNVCIEALSVSVRRQTIEGARRNLHRMSQEIDKFKATDAGRLRAEYNRLVEGLALRGDLPATDAWLANPALPDDILKEAVPGNIRRAEHFMQVLRRLVQYLEGRLETENVEKEGPVGFVTSILNHAGIDQKTLKFCYDRLHSLMMTLEITDTDEFLHIQTICDFATLVGTYARGFSIIIEPFDERMPHIPDPVLQLCCHDASLAIRPVFERFQSVVITSGTLSPIDLYPRLLNFNPVVSRSFTMSLTRDCICPMVLTRGSDQLPVSTKFDMRSDLGVVRNYGRLLLEMASVVPDGIVCFFVSYSYMDGIVNTWNETGILKEIMQHKLVFIETQDVVETTLALDNYRKACDCGRGAIFFSVARGKVAEGIDFDRHYGRLVIMFGVPFQYTLSKILLARLEYLRDTFQIKEGDFLTFDALRQAAQCVGRVIRSKADYGMMIFADKRYSRHDKRSKLPSWILSHLHDAHLNLSTDMALHTAREFLRKMAQPYDKTGGSTGRKTLLSQEDLEKTADGSFVESLF, translated from the exons ATGAAGTTCCAAATAGAGGACGTAACAGTGTACTTCCCCTACGACAACATCTACCCGGAGCAATACGCATACATGCTTGAGCTCAAGAGAGCGCTCGACGCAAAAGGACACTGCCTCCTCGAGATGCCCACCGGCACCGGCAAGACCATCGCACTCTTATCACTCATCACCAGCTACGTCCTCTCCAAGCCCCACACGCCTCTCAAGCTTCTCTATTGCACGCGCACCGTTCATGAGATGGAGAAGACTCTAGCTGAACTCAAGCTTCTCCATGACTACCAGATTCGCCACCTTGGTCCCGCCGCTAAGATTCTTGCGCTTGGATTGTCCTCCAGGAAGAACCTCTGTGTCAATCAGAGGGTTCTTGCGGCGGAGAATAGGGATTCCGTTGATGCTGGCTGCCGGAAATTGACCGCCAGCTGGGTTAGGGCGCTTGCCGCCGAGAACACCTCCGTGCCTACCTGCGAGTTCTTCGAGCAGTACGAGAGGGCTGGCTCTGCTGCGGTGCTTCCGCCTGGTGTTTATACATTGCag GATCTGAGAATATTTGGGAAGGAAAAGGGGTGGTGTCCTTATTTTTTGGCACGACATATGGTGCAGTTTGCCAATGTAGTGGTGTATAGCTATCAGTATTTGCTTGATCCTAAGGTGGCTGGCATAATATCTAAGGAAATGCAGAAAGAGTCAGTTGTTGTATTTGACGAGGCTCATAATATTGATAATGTGTGTATTGAAGCACTTAGTGTGAGTGTGAGGAGGCAGACTATTGAAGGTGCTAGAAGAAATCTCCATAGAATGAGCCAGGAAATTGACAA GTTCAAGGCCACTGACGCCGGTAGACTCCGTGCTGAATACAACAGGCTTGTTGAGGGATTAGCACTAAGAGGAGACCTTCCAG CCACGGATGCTTGGCTTGCAAATCCGGCACTGCCTGATGATATACTAAAGGAAGCTGTACCTGGAAATATACGCCGTGCTGAACATTTTATGCAAGTTTTACGTAGATTAGTTCAATATCTTGAAGGACGCTTGGAAACTGAGAATGTGGAGAAGGAAGGCCCTGTAGGCTTTGTTACCTCCATTCTTAACCATGCTGGAATTGACCAGAAAACACTGAAATTCTGTTATGACCGGCTGCATTCATTGATGATGACGTTGGAAATTACAGATACTGATGAGTTCCTACACATCCAAACTATATGTGATTTTGCCACACTTGTGGGCACATATGCTCGTGGTTTTTCCATCATAATTGAACCATTTGATGAAAGAATGCCGCATATTCCGGATCCTGTATTGCAG CTCTGTTGCCATGATGCTTCTCTTGCCATAAGGCCAGTGTTTGAGAGGTTTCAGTCAGTTGTGATTACATCAGGCACACTTAGCCCTATAGATCTGTATCCCCGGCTTCTGAATTTCAACCCTGTTGTTAGTCGAAGTTTTACAATGTCCTTAACAAGAGATTGTATATGCCCCATGGTTCTTACCCGTGGCAG TGATCAGCTTCCAGTCAGTACCAAATTTGATATGAGAAGTGATCTGGGTGTAGTAAGGAATTATGGAAGGCTCCTGTTGGAGATGGCTTCAGTTGTTCCAGATGGGATCGTATGCTTCTTTGTCAGCTACTCATATATGGATGGGATAGTCAATACCTGGAATGAAACTGGAATCCTGAAG GAAATAATGCAGCATAAGCTTGTCTTCATAGAAACCCAAGATGTAGTCGAAACCACATTAGCTCTTGACAACTATCGCAAGGCCTGTGATTGTGGAAGAGGCGCTATATTTTTTTCCGTTGCTAG GGGAAAAGTTGCTGAAGGTATAGATTTTGATCGTCATTATGGGAGACTAGTAATCATGTTTGGTGTTCCTTTTCAGTATACATTAAGCAA GATTTTGCTTGCACGCCTGGAATACCTGCGCGATACTTTTCAAATTAAGGAAGGAGATTTTCTTACTTTTGATGCCTTG AGACAAGCTGCTCAGTGTGTGGGTCGGGTAATCCGTTCAAAGGCTGATTATGGAATGATGATTTTTGCAGACAAAAG ATATAGTCGTCACGACAAACGCTCCAAGTTACCTAGTTGGATACTCTCTCATCTACATGATGCCCACCTAAACTTGAGCACAGACATGGCTTTGCATACGGCACGCGAG TTTCTTAGGAAAATGGCACAACCTTACGACAAGACCGGTGGCAGTACCGGCAGGAAGACACTGTTGTCTCAAGAAGACTTGGAGAAGACGGCTGATGGAAGCTTTGTTGAGTCGTTGTTTTGA
- the LOC112802977 gene encoding fructose-1,6-bisphosphatase, cytosolic — protein MDHSADAHRTDLMTITRFVLNEQSKHPESRGDFTILLSHIVLACKFVCSSVNKAGLAKLIGLAGETNVQGEEQKKLDVLSNEVFIKALISSGRTSILVSEEDEEATFVEPSLRGKYCVVFDPLDGSSNIDCGVSIGTIFGIYMVNDVNEPTLEDVLQPGKNMLAAGYCMYGSSCTFVLTTGSGVNGFTLDPSLGEFILTHPDIKIPKKGKIYSVNEGNAKNWDGPTAFYVERCKFPKDGSSPKSLRYIGSMVADVHRTLLYGGIFLYPADKKSPNGKLRVLYEVFPMSFLMEQAGGQAFTGKQRALDLIPKKLHERSPIFLGSYDDVEEIKALYAAEAK, from the exons ATGGACCACAGCGCAGATGCACACCGTACGGACCTGATGACCATAACACGATTCGTGCTCAACGAACAGTCAAAGCACCCTGAATCGCGCGGTGACTTCACCATCTTACTCAGTCACATTGTTCTTGCTTGCAAGTTCGTCTGCTCTTCTGTTAACAAG GCTGGTCTCGCCAAACTCATTGGACTTGCTGGAGAGACTAACGTTCag GGTGAAGAGCAGAAGAAACTGGATGTGCTTTCCAATGAAGTCTTCATCAAGGCCTTGATTAGCAGTGGCCGAACT AGCATATTGGTTTCGGAAGAAGACGAGGAAGCAACCTTCGTGGAGCCTTCTTTGCGTGGAAAGTACTGCGTCGTTTTTGATCCTTTGGATGGTTCCTCTAACATTGATTGTGGCGTTTCAATTGGCACC ATATTTGGGATTTATATGGTGAACGATGTGAATGAACCAACACTAGAAGATGTTTTGCAACCTGGCAAGAACATGTTGGCTGCTGGTTATTGTATGTATGGAAGCTCTTGCACG TTTGTGTTAACCACTGGTAGTGGTGTTAATGGTTTCACGCTTGACCCATCACTTGGTGAGTTCATACTAACTCACCCTGACATCAAG ATCCCAAAGAAAGGCAAGATTTATTCAGTGAATGAAGGAAATGCTAAGAACTGGGATGGTCCTACTGCCTT TTATGTGGAGAGATGCAAGTTCCCCAAAGATGGTTCATCACCAAAGTCTCTAAGATATATTGGAAG TATGGTAGCTGATGTTCATCGAACATTGCTATATGGAGGTATCTTTTTGTACCCTGCTGATAAAAAGAGTCCTAATGGAAAACTACG TGTACTATACGAGGTATTTCCAATGTCATTTTTGATGGAACAAGCAGGGGGACAAGCATTCACTGGCAAACAACGG GCACTTGATTTGATTCCTAAGAAGTTACATGAGAGATCTCCCATATTCCTTGGAAGCTACGATGATGTTGAGGAAATCAAAGCTCTTTATGCTGCTGAGGCCAAGTAG
- the LOC112804049 gene encoding putative F-box protein At4g22660, which yields MGGVDQWASIHQDLLNQITKRFYSYDEYLQFRFICKQWNFNLPQNPSGNKVPWLLLPIATAAAKRSSKKPKIYEGTISKLTERRTRIFEEEEIYYLTMPELQYNKICGSCHGWIIIVLIYEGTIQMLNPFTKVSFDLPPISTLPNVIDIHGDKCTFNFENRVGTLDTISMHKMNVWKVITNSAPNNDRYNDFMAVIIYGCGIKLAFYKPNNPRWIKFPTNHRCIVDVMFFQEKIYAVGYDFQIYEFDIKEKLEPVPS from the exons ATGGGTGGAGTTGATCAATGGGCAAGCATACATCAAGATTTGTTGAACCAAATTACAAAGCGGTTCTATTCATACGATGAATACCTTCAATTTCGATTCATCTGCAAGCAATGGAACTTCAATCTTCCACAGAACCCCAGTGGCAACAAAGTTCCGTGGCTGCTATTGCCTATTGCTACTGCTGCTGCTAAGAGATCTTCCAAAAAACCTAAGATATACGAAGGTACCATTTCAAAATTAACTGAGAGACGAACCCGTATCTTTGAAGAGGAGGAGATTTACTATCTTACAATGCCAGAGCTGCAATACAACAAAATTTGTGGATCTTGTCATGGATGGATAATAATCGTATTAATATACGAAGGCACCATACAAATGTTAAATCCATTTACAAAGGTTAGCTTCGATCTTCCTCCAATTTCAACTCTTCCCAATGTAATTGATATTCATGGTGACAAATGCACTTTTAATTTTGAGAATAGGGTTGGCACTCTAGATACGATTTCAATGCATAAAATGAATGTTTGGAAGGTTATTACGAATTCAGCACCTAACAATGATCGTTACAATGATTTTATGGCCGTGATCATATACGGATGTGGTATAAAATTGGCCTTTTACAAGCCCAATAATCCGAGATGGATCAAGTTTCCAACAAATCATAGGTGTATTGTAGATGTCATGTTTTTTCAAGAGAAGATATATGCAGTGGGCTATGACTTCCAGATATATGAATTTGATATAAAGGAAAAATTAGAGCCA GTTCCTTCTTGA